From Sphingobium sp. RAC03, a single genomic window includes:
- a CDS encoding MarR family transcriptional regulator, with the protein MSPNRRSQFGGDIALSGNQRPTALGCRPVDGDASGQRAQRLEICLALITVRRLVGRHIGFELCADPVWDMLLDLYASDERGRDIAISSLATAANVPPTTALRAVKGMTALGLVSRQPDPSDGRRIYIKLTPKSREALAAIFDAIAERR; encoded by the coding sequence ATGTCACCAAACCGCCGGAGCCAGTTTGGCGGCGACATCGCGCTGTCGGGGAACCAGCGCCCGACGGCTCTGGGATGTAGGCCAGTGGATGGCGATGCATCAGGGCAACGCGCGCAGCGTTTGGAAATATGCCTTGCCCTGATCACGGTACGCCGACTCGTAGGGCGGCATATAGGTTTTGAACTGTGTGCCGATCCTGTCTGGGACATGCTGCTGGATCTCTACGCATCTGATGAACGCGGTCGGGATATCGCTATCTCCAGCCTTGCCACGGCTGCCAATGTGCCGCCCACAACGGCGTTGCGCGCCGTAAAAGGCATGACTGCGCTGGGGCTCGTGTCACGGCAACCTGATCCCAGTGATGGTCGGCGCATCTATATCAAGCTGACACCTAAATCGCGGGAGGCTTTGGCTGCAATTTTTGATGCCATCGCAGAGCGTCGGTGA
- a CDS encoding strawberry notch family protein yields MARCFGCTDADGAWSMRDAYDALEAAQVITCLKNGGALLGHSPAETLAQVRELADRLPTQRYRTERQVALQQFSTPLPLAWLASQAAMPTVADIVLEPSAGTGLLALHAKCAGAALQLNERDPVRAYLLSEIMGMPVTSHDAEYIDTHLAALPRPDLILINPPFVRSEGRGDDRHAGARHLRSALQRLADHGRCVAIMPSGFCADGSGATGYQAVANLVPPRLEITLVGQPFARHGTSIAVRLLLYDRNWTGIAQREALDCLDDALEVVLSLPARQMPVRPMPPAEMSLISSAPIRLKPGQRPLMLGQAKIRTPAAPKGRTAIDSAPRPLDYAVLEAPNPAGDQIGIYVPWRLSRIAIPGATPHPDSLVESIAMSSILPPVPSYTPMLPPCAVAALSDAQIETVIYAGQAFERDLPGLHAPDSKGTFLSPDATGKAYRMGYFLGDGTGVGKGQQVAACILDRWCRGQRKAVWISKSSALIEDARRDWAALGGLPIDIQPLDAFPLGTPISMESGILFMTYATLRSQRHDEASRLSQILAWLGADFDGLLCYDEAHEMANAAGTQSSFGKQKGSEQGLAGVRLQNLLPRACVLYVSATGATDPANLCYAIRLGLWGPGTAFESRAAFMTAIADGGIAAMEIVARDLKALGLYTARALTFRGVEYEPLEHVLTLEQIAIYNAYADGWAIIHKNLEQVLMANNIVDRMTGKALNAQAKGSALSRFESAKQRFFSQVLVAMKLPTLVAAIEAELDADHQVIVQLVTTAEAMLDRRLASLSADDAAHLDIELSPREAMIDYLQTAFPTRMMTVFKGSDGYDRSELMVDADGNAVHCAEAIARRDELIERLCALPAIGMALDDIIARFGTDRVAEVTGRSRRLILDGNGRQKIERRSARSNIVEAQAFMAGSKPILIFSDAGGTGRSYHADRNCPSAHRRRIHFLLEPGWRASNAIQGLGRSNRTNQMSAPVFRPVTTNCKGERRFISTIARRLDSLGALTRGQRQTGGQNLFDPADNLESDYAKDALRQWYSLLFRGKLTSTSLADFIAMTGLKLLDEDGGGLLDDLPPIHRWLNRLLALRIETQDAIFDEYMALIQARIDEARDAGTLDVGVETIMTERIVVLEETLLRQDPATGAETRLARLELHHRRKALAYARLMTQWGQISGNRMLRNEKSGRVALATPSWPVMNNEGEPIRMWMLVRPTGQERIRDHRLAESAWVSSAPAEFERLWHAEVDEAAAKIDIETIHLATGLLLPVWNKLPDDDVRVWRVSDAAGNSLLGRIVSPSGVEKVGKAFGVAMTLALTPADMLRAVQSGETLSVPGLGDAEMARVRVNDATRLEIRNFPPGRREWLKSLGCFTEIIAYKTRLFVPTDRAETILRRIAEAGVEYGKLVAMVDGPT; encoded by the coding sequence ATGGCGCGCTGCTTTGGATGTACCGATGCCGATGGGGCATGGTCGATGCGCGATGCCTATGATGCGCTCGAAGCGGCCCAGGTCATCACCTGCCTGAAGAATGGCGGCGCGCTTTTGGGACATAGTCCGGCTGAAACCCTGGCGCAGGTCCGCGAACTGGCCGACCGTCTTCCCACCCAGAGATACAGAACGGAAAGGCAGGTGGCGCTTCAGCAATTTTCGACGCCGCTGCCGCTCGCCTGGCTTGCCAGCCAGGCAGCCATGCCAACCGTTGCCGATATTGTGCTCGAACCCTCTGCTGGAACGGGTCTCCTGGCTCTACACGCCAAATGTGCTGGTGCTGCCCTCCAGCTCAATGAACGGGATCCCGTTCGTGCCTATCTGCTGAGCGAGATCATGGGCATGCCTGTCACATCCCATGACGCAGAATATATCGATACGCATCTGGCTGCTCTGCCACGACCCGACCTCATTCTCATCAATCCGCCCTTCGTGCGGAGCGAGGGTCGTGGAGACGACCGGCATGCTGGCGCGCGGCATTTGCGTTCAGCGCTTCAGCGCCTTGCCGACCATGGCCGCTGCGTCGCCATCATGCCATCAGGCTTTTGCGCCGATGGCAGCGGCGCGACGGGCTATCAGGCCGTTGCAAACCTTGTCCCGCCCCGCCTGGAGATCACGCTAGTCGGGCAACCTTTCGCCCGGCACGGTACCAGTATCGCGGTGCGCCTACTGCTCTATGACAGAAACTGGACAGGGATAGCCCAGCGTGAGGCGCTCGATTGTCTCGACGACGCGCTGGAAGTAGTCCTTTCTCTTCCGGCGCGGCAGATGCCGGTTCGTCCGATGCCACCAGCGGAAATGTCGCTGATTTCATCTGCGCCGATACGTCTCAAGCCCGGTCAAAGACCTCTCATGCTGGGGCAGGCAAAGATCCGCACCCCTGCGGCGCCCAAGGGTCGCACTGCCATCGACTCAGCGCCCCGGCCACTGGATTATGCCGTCCTGGAGGCGCCAAATCCTGCGGGCGATCAAATTGGCATCTATGTGCCTTGGCGGCTGTCGCGGATCGCCATTCCGGGCGCCACGCCCCATCCCGACAGCCTGGTCGAATCGATCGCGATGTCGTCGATCCTGCCCCCAGTGCCCAGCTACACGCCGATGTTGCCGCCATGCGCCGTAGCAGCCCTGTCCGACGCGCAGATCGAGACGGTGATCTATGCCGGTCAGGCATTCGAACGGGACCTTCCGGGGCTTCACGCGCCGGATTCGAAGGGGACGTTCCTCTCGCCGGACGCGACCGGCAAAGCGTATCGGATGGGCTATTTCCTGGGCGACGGCACCGGGGTTGGCAAGGGCCAGCAGGTCGCAGCTTGTATTCTCGACCGTTGGTGCCGCGGGCAGCGCAAGGCCGTCTGGATCTCCAAAAGCAGCGCCCTCATCGAGGATGCCCGTCGCGACTGGGCCGCGCTGGGCGGCCTTCCGATTGATATCCAGCCGCTCGATGCCTTCCCGCTTGGAACGCCGATATCGATGGAGAGCGGCATCCTGTTCATGACCTATGCCACGCTCCGCTCGCAACGCCATGATGAGGCATCCCGGCTTTCGCAGATCCTGGCCTGGCTTGGCGCGGACTTCGATGGCCTGCTTTGCTATGACGAGGCCCATGAAATGGCCAATGCTGCCGGGACGCAAAGTAGCTTTGGGAAACAGAAGGGGTCCGAGCAGGGGCTGGCGGGTGTCAGGCTTCAAAATCTCCTGCCCCGCGCCTGCGTGCTTTACGTGTCGGCCACCGGCGCCACCGATCCGGCCAATCTTTGCTATGCGATACGGCTGGGCCTGTGGGGGCCGGGTACCGCCTTTGAATCGCGTGCCGCGTTCATGACGGCGATCGCCGACGGCGGCATCGCCGCCATGGAAATCGTCGCGCGTGATCTGAAAGCCCTTGGTCTCTATACCGCGCGGGCCCTTACCTTTCGCGGCGTCGAATATGAGCCGCTGGAGCATGTGCTGACGCTCGAGCAGATCGCGATCTATAATGCCTATGCGGACGGCTGGGCTATCATCCACAAAAATCTCGAGCAGGTGCTCATGGCGAACAACATCGTCGATCGGATGACGGGCAAGGCTCTTAATGCCCAGGCCAAGGGGTCGGCGCTCTCGCGATTCGAAAGCGCCAAGCAGCGCTTTTTCAGCCAGGTCCTGGTGGCCATGAAACTGCCGACGCTCGTGGCTGCCATCGAGGCCGAACTCGACGCCGATCACCAGGTGATCGTCCAGCTGGTGACGACCGCCGAGGCTATGCTGGATCGCCGTTTAGCGTCCCTCTCAGCCGATGACGCTGCCCATCTCGACATCGAACTGTCGCCGCGCGAGGCGATGATCGATTATCTCCAGACGGCCTTCCCGACCCGTATGATGACGGTGTTCAAAGGCAGCGACGGCTATGACCGCTCGGAACTGATGGTCGATGCCGATGGTAACGCCGTGCATTGCGCAGAGGCCATTGCCCGACGCGACGAGCTCATCGAACGCCTTTGCGCGCTTCCTGCGATCGGCATGGCGCTGGACGATATCATTGCGCGCTTTGGGACCGACCGTGTCGCGGAGGTGACCGGCCGCTCGCGTCGGTTGATCCTCGATGGCAATGGCCGCCAGAAGATCGAACGGCGTAGCGCCCGCTCCAATATCGTTGAGGCGCAGGCATTCATGGCCGGCAGCAAGCCGATCCTGATCTTCTCCGATGCCGGCGGCACCGGCCGCAGCTATCATGCGGATCGCAACTGCCCGAGTGCACATCGGCGGCGCATCCATTTTCTCCTGGAGCCGGGCTGGCGGGCGTCCAACGCCATCCAGGGCCTTGGTCGATCGAACCGGACCAATCAGATGAGCGCGCCGGTGTTCAGGCCGGTCACGACCAACTGCAAGGGCGAGCGCCGGTTCATCAGCACGATCGCGCGGCGGCTCGACAGCCTGGGTGCGCTCACCCGCGGCCAGCGGCAGACCGGGGGTCAAAATCTGTTCGATCCAGCGGACAATCTCGAGAGCGACTATGCCAAGGACGCCCTGCGGCAATGGTATAGCCTGCTGTTTCGCGGCAAACTCACGAGCACAAGTCTTGCCGATTTCATTGCGATGACGGGCCTCAAGCTGCTTGACGAGGACGGCGGCGGCCTGCTTGACGATCTCCCGCCCATTCACCGTTGGCTGAACCGCCTCCTTGCCCTGCGGATCGAGACCCAGGATGCCATATTCGACGAGTATATGGCGCTGATCCAGGCCCGGATCGACGAAGCGCGCGATGCCGGTACGCTTGATGTGGGCGTTGAAACCATCATGACCGAGCGCATCGTGGTGCTGGAGGAAACCCTCCTCCGCCAGGATCCGGCGACGGGTGCCGAGACCCGCCTGGCGCGCCTGGAACTCCATCACCGCCGCAAGGCCCTCGCCTATGCGCGGCTTATGACGCAGTGGGGACAAATCTCGGGCAACCGCATGCTCCGCAACGAAAAGTCGGGTCGCGTCGCGCTCGCCACACCGTCCTGGCCGGTCATGAATAACGAAGGCGAACCCATCCGCATGTGGATGCTGGTGCGGCCTACCGGTCAGGAGCGCATCCGCGATCATCGCCTTGCCGAAAGTGCCTGGGTTTCAAGTGCACCAGCTGAGTTTGAGCGGCTGTGGCATGCCGAGGTCGATGAAGCGGCGGCCAAGATCGACATCGAAACCATTCACCTTGCAACCGGTCTGTTGCTGCCTGTCTGGAACAAGCTGCCGGACGATGATGTGCGCGTTTGGCGCGTCTCGGATGCCGCAGGCAACAGTCTTCTGGGCCGTATTGTGTCCCCATCGGGTGTCGAAAAGGTCGGCAAGGCCTTCGGGGTAGCCATGACGCTCGCGCTCACACCTGCCGACATGCTGCGGGCCGTTCAGTCCGGGGAGACGCTGTCCGTTCCTGGCCTTGGGGACGCCGAAATGGCCCGGGTTCGGGTCAATGATGCCACGCGCCTCGAAATCCGCAACTTTCCGCCCGGCCGTCGTGAATGGCTCAAGTCCCTTGGGTGCTTCACCGAAATCATTGCCTACAAAACGAGGCTGTTCGTGCCGACGGACCGCGCCGAGACGATTTTGCGTCGCATCGCAGAAGCCGGGGTCGAATATGGCAAGCTGGTGGCAATGGTCGATGGCCCCACCTGA
- a CDS encoding ParB/RepB/Spo0J family partition protein — MSKLPILVRACDCEKSPSNVRKSSDSAADLQFRANVAARGIIQNLIGVPVPRKKGQYRIVAGGRRLDAVHSLIEDGTFAADYCIPVLVLGDSKDAIEISLSENFFKLDMNPADACRAFQDIIALEKKTPVDVAKRFGLTERFVLGRLRLAGLAEPVFEALRGGDITLDVAMAYASISDTERQANIFDELAGSYYADNVNEIRRRLTIGDYLGNDPKALLVGREAYAAAGGQIDCDLFSTSQTERWTSGDILERLVVERLQEAAAALAASEGFAEVRAIPATRVPYMETLRLTPVEGEPVALSPEEEERQREIEAELETINDNCDEEGYTEEEDARVRALEAEYARIEEKPPIILDEHKASAIAYLVIGADGVPRLHDQLYTCPAPVGDDEGGVEDDVIDEDEVQASEEASPDRPAISQRLRDELAMMKTEILKVHVATDTHFALDLGIFFMAEAATQKYGAYDLPSDLRANAPSPRVYGFESGTPAAEHWASLDAGLDRSWTEAKSISERYDAFCALSEEARGAWLGWSVARTLHAVPAGDRGTDMIDHLGRKLEIDMAAWWRPTARTYFDRVSKPRILDLFEEIGGIELKSRYGASKKHDLAASAEKLFSGQIIIEAELKEKALAWLPDEMRLSPNSPLSLEDADADAGASDGTVDSDTPDGLTSDIPHAA, encoded by the coding sequence ATGTCCAAGCTCCCCATCCTGGTGCGCGCCTGCGATTGCGAAAAATCACCCAGCAACGTGCGCAAAAGTTCAGACTCCGCCGCAGATCTGCAATTCAGGGCGAATGTCGCGGCCCGCGGCATCATCCAGAATCTCATCGGCGTTCCCGTTCCGCGCAAGAAAGGGCAGTATCGCATCGTTGCCGGCGGCCGGCGGCTTGATGCGGTCCATAGCCTCATCGAGGATGGCACCTTCGCAGCAGATTATTGCATCCCCGTTCTTGTGCTAGGCGACAGCAAAGACGCGATCGAGATCAGCCTTTCGGAGAATTTCTTCAAGCTCGACATGAACCCTGCCGATGCCTGCCGGGCGTTCCAGGATATCATCGCGCTCGAGAAGAAGACCCCCGTCGATGTCGCCAAGCGCTTCGGTCTTACCGAACGGTTCGTGCTTGGACGGCTGCGGCTCGCGGGCCTGGCAGAACCGGTCTTCGAGGCGCTGCGTGGCGGCGATATCACGCTCGACGTCGCCATGGCATACGCCAGCATATCGGACACGGAACGCCAGGCCAATATTTTCGATGAGCTTGCCGGCTCCTATTATGCCGACAACGTCAACGAAATCCGGCGACGCCTGACGATCGGCGACTATCTGGGCAATGATCCCAAGGCCTTGCTCGTCGGCCGCGAGGCCTATGCAGCGGCCGGCGGCCAAATCGACTGCGATCTGTTCTCGACATCGCAGACGGAGCGCTGGACCAGCGGCGATATTCTCGAGCGGCTGGTCGTGGAGCGCCTTCAGGAAGCCGCGGCGGCTCTTGCAGCGTCCGAAGGTTTTGCCGAGGTCCGCGCGATCCCGGCGACCCGCGTGCCCTATATGGAAACGCTGCGCCTCACCCCAGTTGAAGGCGAGCCCGTGGCACTCTCGCCGGAGGAGGAGGAGCGCCAGCGCGAGATCGAGGCCGAACTCGAAACGATCAACGATAATTGCGACGAGGAGGGCTATACCGAAGAAGAGGATGCGCGCGTTCGGGCCCTCGAAGCGGAATATGCCCGTATCGAGGAAAAGCCACCGATCATTCTCGACGAGCATAAGGCGTCGGCCATCGCCTATCTCGTGATTGGCGCCGACGGCGTGCCGCGCCTGCACGATCAGCTCTATACCTGCCCCGCTCCCGTCGGCGACGACGAAGGCGGTGTCGAAGACGATGTCATCGACGAAGACGAAGTTCAGGCGAGCGAAGAGGCGTCCCCCGATCGACCTGCGATCTCCCAGCGTCTGCGCGACGAACTGGCCATGATGAAGACCGAGATTCTCAAGGTCCATGTCGCGACCGACACGCATTTCGCGCTCGATCTCGGCATCTTCTTCATGGCCGAGGCCGCGACGCAGAAATATGGCGCATACGATCTCCCTTCCGATCTGCGCGCCAACGCCCCGTCGCCGCGGGTCTATGGCTTCGAAAGCGGTACGCCGGCGGCCGAACATTGGGCATCACTAGACGCTGGTCTCGATCGCAGCTGGACGGAAGCGAAATCCATCTCCGAACGCTATGACGCCTTCTGCGCCCTGAGCGAGGAAGCGCGCGGGGCATGGCTTGGCTGGTCTGTCGCCAGGACGCTGCACGCTGTTCCCGCAGGCGATCGCGGGACCGATATGATCGATCATCTTGGCCGCAAGCTGGAGATCGACATGGCGGCCTGGTGGCGTCCGACCGCGCGCACCTATTTCGATCGGGTGAGCAAGCCGCGCATTCTCGATCTCTTCGAAGAGATTGGCGGGATCGAGCTCAAGAGCCGGTATGGCGCTTCGAAGAAGCATGATCTGGCGGCGTCGGCAGAAAAGCTCTTCTCCGGCCAGATCATCATCGAAGCAGAACTCAAGGAAAAGGCGTTGGCCTGGCTACCTGACGAGATGCGTCTCTCGCCCAATAGTCCGCTATCACTTGAGGACGCGGACGCCGACGCAGGCGCTTCCGATGGAACGGTCGACAGCGATACGCCAGACGGCCTGACATCGGACATCCCGCACGCGGCCTGA
- a CDS encoding DUF7146 domain-containing protein, which translates to MPHALAQHHPEAELQLARLAKRLGGKSDGVSAMCLCPAHDDRRPSLSIRVGDKCLLFKCFAGCDTLDVLRAIRALGLSAGRWQPSPAPRLLRKPAFDGRSAARRLWHEAQSISDGLATRYLEARALPEPWPALRYHPQTPLGRGQSMVRRPALLSAIVDDRGICAVQRSFLDAASPILASDLDPPRRMLGSPGRGAVRLAWPRDCLGIAEGHETALSVMHRLQIAVWATLGNERFGLLDIPAHVSTLLLFPDNDLAGRRGEEIARARYEAPGRQILTYWPPTHVSDWNDLAQEEGRERGGVRLAD; encoded by the coding sequence ATGCCCCACGCCCTAGCCCAACATCACCCTGAAGCAGAACTGCAGCTTGCCAGGCTCGCGAAGCGTCTAGGCGGGAAATCTGATGGCGTGAGCGCCATGTGCCTATGTCCGGCGCATGATGACCGCAGACCCAGCCTGTCCATCAGGGTCGGTGACAAGTGCCTGCTCTTCAAATGTTTTGCTGGCTGCGACACGCTTGATGTGCTGCGTGCCATTCGCGCCCTTGGCCTGTCGGCAGGACGATGGCAGCCGTCTCCAGCGCCGCGATTGCTGCGCAAGCCCGCCTTCGATGGACGGAGCGCTGCGCGCAGATTGTGGCACGAAGCGCAGTCCATCTCAGATGGGCTGGCGACGCGATATCTCGAAGCGCGCGCGCTTCCCGAGCCATGGCCGGCGTTGCGCTATCATCCGCAAACGCCGCTCGGACGGGGCCAGTCTATGGTCCGGCGACCGGCTTTGCTCTCGGCGATCGTCGACGATCGCGGTATCTGCGCTGTTCAGCGCAGCTTCCTCGATGCGGCCAGTCCGATACTTGCCTCCGATCTCGATCCCCCACGAAGGATGCTGGGTTCACCTGGTCGGGGTGCCGTCCGCCTCGCGTGGCCCAGAGATTGCTTAGGCATAGCCGAGGGCCATGAAACCGCCCTGTCGGTGATGCATCGCTTGCAAATTGCCGTCTGGGCGACGCTTGGCAACGAACGCTTCGGCCTGCTTGACATCCCTGCGCACGTCTCGACGCTTCTGCTGTTCCCAGACAACGATCTGGCCGGCCGACGCGGCGAGGAGATCGCCCGCGCACGCTATGAAGCCCCGGGTCGACAGATTCTCACATACTGGCCGCCTACGCATGTGAGCGATTGGAACGACCTCGCACAGGAGGAGGGGAGGGAGAGGGGCGGGGTGCGGCTTGCGGACTGA